The proteins below come from a single Zonotrichia leucophrys gambelii isolate GWCS_2022_RI chromosome 3, RI_Zleu_2.0, whole genome shotgun sequence genomic window:
- the LOC135446217 gene encoding 24-hydroxycholesterol 7-alpha-hydroxylase isoform X3, whose product MDLAVLLAALLGLLIVKALLFQLRNPSSPPCIRSWIPWFGAAFQFGKAPLEFIERARNEHGPVFTIFALGKRFTFVTEEEGTEVFFKSEDLNFEQAVQQAVKNAVSVPAEAFYENHGNLYSMMKGKMSPSNLHMFSGTLCKELHEHMAHLGTEGTGDLNALVRHVMYPAVVNTLFGKGICPTSPSEIKEFEEHFQKYDEDFEYASQMPECFLSNWSKSKKWLLKLFEKVVLDAERTNPSETASKTLLQHLLDSLQGKHLAPKYGLLMLWAAQANAVPVAFWTLAFILSNPAIYKKVMEDLASVFGKAGKDTLEVSEEDLKKIPFIKWCTLEAIRLRSPGAITKKVINPIRIKNFTIPAGDMLMLSPYWLHRNPKYFPDPEMFKPVVCNHGNPAVGCAVPVQV is encoded by the exons ATGGATCTCGCTGTGCTCTTGGCAGCGCTCCTGGGACTCCTCATTGTCAAGGCTCTTTTATTTCAGCTGAGAAACCCGAGCTCGCCTCCTTGCATCAGGAGCTGGATCCCTTGGTTCGGAGCTGCGTTTCAGTTCGGGAAAGCTCCTTTGGAGTTTATAGAGCGAGCCAGGAACGAG CATGGACCTGTGTTCACAATATTTGCTCTGGGAAAACGGTTCACTTTCGTTACTGAGGAAGAAGGaactgaagtattttttaaatctgaagaCTTAAATTTTGAACAGGCAGTACAGCAAGCTGTCAAGAATGCAG TCTCTGTTCCTGCAGAAGCATTTTATGAGAACCATGGTAACCTCTACAGCATGATGAAGGGGAAGATGAGTCCCAGTAACCTGCACATGTTCTCAGGCACTTTGTGTAAGGAGCTCCATGAGCACATGGCTCACCTGGGCACGGAGGGCACGGGAGACCTCAATGCCCTGGTAAG GCATGTCATGTATCCAGCAGTGGTGAACACCCTGTTTGGGAAGGGCATCTGCCCAACCAGTCCGAGTGAAATCAAGGAGTTTGAAGAGCATTTTCAGAAGTATGATGAGGACTTTGAATATGCTTCTCAGATGCCTGAGTGCTTCCTGAG CAACTGGTCTAAATCCAAAAAATGGCTTCTAAAATTATTTGAGAAAGTAGTGTTGGATGCTGAAAGGACCAACCCTTCAGAGACTGCATCCAAG acaCTTCTACAACATCTCCTGGATAGCTTGCAGGGAAAACATCTAGCTCCCAAGTATGGTCTCCTGATGCTCTGGGCTGCCCAAGCAAATGCTGTGCCT GTTGCATTTTGGACCCTTGCTTTCATACTCTCTAATCCTGCCATTTACAAGAAAGTCATGGAAGACCTGGCTTCTGTTTTTGGCAAAGCAG GTAAGGATACACTGGAGGTGTCTGAGGAAGACCTGAAGAAGATCCCTTTCATTAAATGGTGCACTTTGGAAGCCATACGGCTGAGGTCTCCAGGTGCAATCACCAAGAAAGTCATAAACCCAATTAGAATTAAG aatttcaccatccctgcaggtgacaTGCTGATGTTGTCACCATATTGGTTGCACCGgaatccaaaatattttcctgaccCAGAAATGTTCAAACCT GTGGTTTGCAATCATGGAAATCCAGCTGTTGGTTGTGCTGTTCCTGTACAAGTATGA
- the LOC135446217 gene encoding 24-hydroxycholesterol 7-alpha-hydroxylase isoform X2 codes for MDLAVLLAALLGLLIVKALLFQLRNPSSPPCIRSWIPWFGAAFQFGKAPLEFIERARNEHGPVFTIFALGKRFTFVTEEEGTEVFFKSEDLNFEQAVQQAVKNAVSVPAEAFYENHGNLYSMMKGKMSPSNLHMFSGTLCKELHEHMAHLGTEGTGDLNALVRHVMYPAVVNTLFGKGICPTSPSEIKEFEEHFQKYDEDFEYASQMPECFLSNWSKSKKWLLKLFEKVVLDAERTNPSETASKTLLQHLLDSLQGKHLAPKYGLLMLWAAQANAVPVAFWTLAFILSNPAIYKKVMEDLASVFGKAGKDTLEVSEEDLKKIPFIKWCTLEAIRLRSPGAITKKVINPIRIKNFTIPAGDMLMLSPYWLHRNPKYFPDPEMFKPFLPTGSLERGKFREECFLGQLCGIWRREASVSRKVVCNHGNPAVGCAVPVQV; via the exons ATGGATCTCGCTGTGCTCTTGGCAGCGCTCCTGGGACTCCTCATTGTCAAGGCTCTTTTATTTCAGCTGAGAAACCCGAGCTCGCCTCCTTGCATCAGGAGCTGGATCCCTTGGTTCGGAGCTGCGTTTCAGTTCGGGAAAGCTCCTTTGGAGTTTATAGAGCGAGCCAGGAACGAG CATGGACCTGTGTTCACAATATTTGCTCTGGGAAAACGGTTCACTTTCGTTACTGAGGAAGAAGGaactgaagtattttttaaatctgaagaCTTAAATTTTGAACAGGCAGTACAGCAAGCTGTCAAGAATGCAG TCTCTGTTCCTGCAGAAGCATTTTATGAGAACCATGGTAACCTCTACAGCATGATGAAGGGGAAGATGAGTCCCAGTAACCTGCACATGTTCTCAGGCACTTTGTGTAAGGAGCTCCATGAGCACATGGCTCACCTGGGCACGGAGGGCACGGGAGACCTCAATGCCCTGGTAAG GCATGTCATGTATCCAGCAGTGGTGAACACCCTGTTTGGGAAGGGCATCTGCCCAACCAGTCCGAGTGAAATCAAGGAGTTTGAAGAGCATTTTCAGAAGTATGATGAGGACTTTGAATATGCTTCTCAGATGCCTGAGTGCTTCCTGAG CAACTGGTCTAAATCCAAAAAATGGCTTCTAAAATTATTTGAGAAAGTAGTGTTGGATGCTGAAAGGACCAACCCTTCAGAGACTGCATCCAAG acaCTTCTACAACATCTCCTGGATAGCTTGCAGGGAAAACATCTAGCTCCCAAGTATGGTCTCCTGATGCTCTGGGCTGCCCAAGCAAATGCTGTGCCT GTTGCATTTTGGACCCTTGCTTTCATACTCTCTAATCCTGCCATTTACAAGAAAGTCATGGAAGACCTGGCTTCTGTTTTTGGCAAAGCAG GTAAGGATACACTGGAGGTGTCTGAGGAAGACCTGAAGAAGATCCCTTTCATTAAATGGTGCACTTTGGAAGCCATACGGCTGAGGTCTCCAGGTGCAATCACCAAGAAAGTCATAAACCCAATTAGAATTAAG aatttcaccatccctgcaggtgacaTGCTGATGTTGTCACCATATTGGTTGCACCGgaatccaaaatattttcctgaccCAGAAATGTTCAAACCT tttcttcccACAGGATCGTTGGAAAGAGGCAAATTTAGAGAAGAATGCTTTCTTGGACAGCTTTGTGGCATTTGGAGGAGGGAAGCATCAGTGTCCAGGAAG GTGGTTTGCAATCATGGAAATCCAGCTGTTGGTTGTGCTGTTCCTGTACAAGTATGA
- the LOC135446217 gene encoding 24-hydroxycholesterol 7-alpha-hydroxylase isoform X1: MDLAVLLAALLGLLIVKALLFQLRNPSSPPCIRSWIPWFGAAFQFGKAPLEFIERARNEHGPVFTIFALGKRFTFVTEEEGTEVFFKSEDLNFEQAVQQAVKNAVSVPAEAFYENHGNLYSMMKGKMSPSNLHMFSGTLCKELHEHMAHLGTEGTGDLNALVRHVMYPAVVNTLFGKGICPTSPSEIKEFEEHFQKYDEDFEYASQMPECFLSNWSKSKKWLLKLFEKVVLDAERTNPSETASKTLLQHLLDSLQGKHLAPKYGLLMLWAAQANAVPVAFWTLAFILSNPAIYKKVMEDLASVFGKAGKDTLEVSEEDLKKIPFIKWCTLEAIRLRSPGAITKKVINPIRIKNFTIPAGDMLMLSPYWLHRNPKYFPDPEMFKPDRWKEANLEKNAFLDSFVAFGGGKHQCPGRWFAIMEIQLLVVLFLYKYEFVLLDAVPKESPLHLVGTQQPMAPLQVRYKCRE; encoded by the exons ATGGATCTCGCTGTGCTCTTGGCAGCGCTCCTGGGACTCCTCATTGTCAAGGCTCTTTTATTTCAGCTGAGAAACCCGAGCTCGCCTCCTTGCATCAGGAGCTGGATCCCTTGGTTCGGAGCTGCGTTTCAGTTCGGGAAAGCTCCTTTGGAGTTTATAGAGCGAGCCAGGAACGAG CATGGACCTGTGTTCACAATATTTGCTCTGGGAAAACGGTTCACTTTCGTTACTGAGGAAGAAGGaactgaagtattttttaaatctgaagaCTTAAATTTTGAACAGGCAGTACAGCAAGCTGTCAAGAATGCAG TCTCTGTTCCTGCAGAAGCATTTTATGAGAACCATGGTAACCTCTACAGCATGATGAAGGGGAAGATGAGTCCCAGTAACCTGCACATGTTCTCAGGCACTTTGTGTAAGGAGCTCCATGAGCACATGGCTCACCTGGGCACGGAGGGCACGGGAGACCTCAATGCCCTGGTAAG GCATGTCATGTATCCAGCAGTGGTGAACACCCTGTTTGGGAAGGGCATCTGCCCAACCAGTCCGAGTGAAATCAAGGAGTTTGAAGAGCATTTTCAGAAGTATGATGAGGACTTTGAATATGCTTCTCAGATGCCTGAGTGCTTCCTGAG CAACTGGTCTAAATCCAAAAAATGGCTTCTAAAATTATTTGAGAAAGTAGTGTTGGATGCTGAAAGGACCAACCCTTCAGAGACTGCATCCAAG acaCTTCTACAACATCTCCTGGATAGCTTGCAGGGAAAACATCTAGCTCCCAAGTATGGTCTCCTGATGCTCTGGGCTGCCCAAGCAAATGCTGTGCCT GTTGCATTTTGGACCCTTGCTTTCATACTCTCTAATCCTGCCATTTACAAGAAAGTCATGGAAGACCTGGCTTCTGTTTTTGGCAAAGCAG GTAAGGATACACTGGAGGTGTCTGAGGAAGACCTGAAGAAGATCCCTTTCATTAAATGGTGCACTTTGGAAGCCATACGGCTGAGGTCTCCAGGTGCAATCACCAAGAAAGTCATAAACCCAATTAGAATTAAG aatttcaccatccctgcaggtgacaTGCTGATGTTGTCACCATATTGGTTGCACCGgaatccaaaatattttcctgaccCAGAAATGTTCAAACCT GATCGTTGGAAAGAGGCAAATTTAGAGAAGAATGCTTTCTTGGACAGCTTTGTGGCATTTGGAGGAGGGAAGCATCAGTGTCCAGGAAG GTGGTTTGCAATCATGGAAATCCAGCTGTTGGTTGTGCTGTTCCTGTACAAGTATGAATTTGTGCTGTTGGATGCAGTGCCAAAGGAG agcCCTTTACACTTGGTGGGGACACAGCAACCCATGGCACCATTACAGGTCCGGTATAAATGCCGGGAATGA
- the LOC135446217 gene encoding 24-hydroxycholesterol 7-alpha-hydroxylase isoform X4 yields the protein MMKGKMSPSNLHMFSGTLCKELHEHMAHLGTEGTGDLNALVRHVMYPAVVNTLFGKGICPTSPSEIKEFEEHFQKYDEDFEYASQMPECFLSNWSKSKKWLLKLFEKVVLDAERTNPSETASKTLLQHLLDSLQGKHLAPKYGLLMLWAAQANAVPVAFWTLAFILSNPAIYKKVMEDLASVFGKAGKDTLEVSEEDLKKIPFIKWCTLEAIRLRSPGAITKKVINPIRIKNFTIPAGDMLMLSPYWLHRNPKYFPDPEMFKPDRWKEANLEKNAFLDSFVAFGGGKHQCPGRWFAIMEIQLLVVLFLYKYEFVLLDAVPKESPLHLVGTQQPMAPLQVRYKCRE from the exons ATGATGAAGGGGAAGATGAGTCCCAGTAACCTGCACATGTTCTCAGGCACTTTGTGTAAGGAGCTCCATGAGCACATGGCTCACCTGGGCACGGAGGGCACGGGAGACCTCAATGCCCTGGTAAG GCATGTCATGTATCCAGCAGTGGTGAACACCCTGTTTGGGAAGGGCATCTGCCCAACCAGTCCGAGTGAAATCAAGGAGTTTGAAGAGCATTTTCAGAAGTATGATGAGGACTTTGAATATGCTTCTCAGATGCCTGAGTGCTTCCTGAG CAACTGGTCTAAATCCAAAAAATGGCTTCTAAAATTATTTGAGAAAGTAGTGTTGGATGCTGAAAGGACCAACCCTTCAGAGACTGCATCCAAG acaCTTCTACAACATCTCCTGGATAGCTTGCAGGGAAAACATCTAGCTCCCAAGTATGGTCTCCTGATGCTCTGGGCTGCCCAAGCAAATGCTGTGCCT GTTGCATTTTGGACCCTTGCTTTCATACTCTCTAATCCTGCCATTTACAAGAAAGTCATGGAAGACCTGGCTTCTGTTTTTGGCAAAGCAG GTAAGGATACACTGGAGGTGTCTGAGGAAGACCTGAAGAAGATCCCTTTCATTAAATGGTGCACTTTGGAAGCCATACGGCTGAGGTCTCCAGGTGCAATCACCAAGAAAGTCATAAACCCAATTAGAATTAAG aatttcaccatccctgcaggtgacaTGCTGATGTTGTCACCATATTGGTTGCACCGgaatccaaaatattttcctgaccCAGAAATGTTCAAACCT GATCGTTGGAAAGAGGCAAATTTAGAGAAGAATGCTTTCTTGGACAGCTTTGTGGCATTTGGAGGAGGGAAGCATCAGTGTCCAGGAAG GTGGTTTGCAATCATGGAAATCCAGCTGTTGGTTGTGCTGTTCCTGTACAAGTATGAATTTGTGCTGTTGGATGCAGTGCCAAAGGAG agcCCTTTACACTTGGTGGGGACACAGCAACCCATGGCACCATTACAGGTCCGGTATAAATGCCGGGAATGA